From the bacterium genome, one window contains:
- a CDS encoding right-handed parallel beta-helix repeat-containing protein: protein MRNRLAVPSALITLLLPIVAASAAPATVFYVREIGSDDNDGLSPTAAFRTIKRGAAAVFNHGDRVVVGPGVYEEGNIDLARNGIAGRPIAIVADASGVETGDSPGEVLIRPGQETAAFGIMGRQHIVIDGFTVEGAFDAAVRVRPRLPGGSDPGASSADITIRNMEVRGGAKRGFDVVASGPVLVIGNRLIANGSTGIAVQGCVESSSSQRCRGEAGGVAIPFISGNVIAMSGAHGVYIEDAVAPIVQHNIVVSSGGTGILVRSAPDPLLANNLIYDSGESGISLGSADAATPNPIVINNTVAFNSGWGMRIGSANAASPGGRVLANIFSGNLGGGITLASGSTDDYVAGFNIVPDGVGDKTPTNPYHFSLDPLFADPAGADGVLGGVGWEDDDFRLQPTSPGIDGTTIPVADLGLTGSATIDGRADVASVDIGFHHGADVDQPLSFIHYAFLQLGGDLGQLDPDTQYAILNRQLDVELPFMPVYVRMTGNNRNHGRMPNRAMRSIKAAARLGKAGVTIVVGPGRYEEGTIFVQQRSGRMSFLGDAWGQLTGDDPGPVLVDAGGQDTGFVIFNAPFAVVDGFHVTNARTAGIQIQRASHHAWVRNNVAFSNLQRGIDVREAHDVRVTNNLAYANGTGGIQISGKRGSGSHRAVVQNNTAYDNGANGFTIGPAGAASPCARVRYNIAQRNAKNGFHLGSAVAPGDSRPGYLAAYNINADGYAANTPRPDSDLRRDPLFAAPAGRDGILGGDGFADDAFQLQHLAADQSADSPAIDFAPPRAVELGLADRTTRTDQVPDAGWLDAGFHYARPDSALEFRNRTLPAQWLQGSSERGRYYHVNPFWDEMDLELPTLCDHLNDDGDGSPIPDNRDYLDYPDEESQPAGGSGSGGGKSGANSASGLACAIAPGPPRAGGPAVAVGAALLAALWRRRRGQPSASTRLP, encoded by the coding sequence ATGCGAAACCGGCTGGCAGTGCCCAGCGCGTTGATCACCCTATTGCTGCCCATCGTTGCGGCGTCCGCAGCGCCGGCGACCGTGTTCTACGTCCGCGAGATCGGCAGCGACGACAATGACGGCCTGAGTCCGACAGCCGCCTTCCGCACGATCAAGCGGGGCGCGGCGGCGGTGTTCAACCACGGCGACCGCGTGGTGGTCGGGCCCGGCGTGTACGAGGAAGGCAACATCGACCTCGCGCGCAACGGCATCGCGGGACGGCCGATCGCGATCGTCGCCGATGCGAGCGGCGTCGAAACCGGGGATTCGCCGGGCGAAGTGCTGATCCGGCCGGGGCAGGAGACGGCCGCCTTCGGAATCATGGGCCGCCAACACATCGTCATCGATGGCTTCACCGTCGAGGGAGCGTTCGACGCCGCCGTGCGGGTCAGACCGCGCCTGCCGGGCGGTTCCGATCCCGGCGCGTCGAGCGCCGACATCACCATCCGCAACATGGAGGTGCGGGGCGGCGCCAAGCGCGGCTTCGACGTCGTCGCCAGCGGTCCGGTCCTCGTCATCGGCAACCGCCTGATCGCCAACGGCAGCACGGGCATCGCCGTGCAAGGCTGCGTGGAAAGCTCGTCATCGCAGCGCTGCCGCGGCGAGGCGGGCGGCGTGGCGATACCGTTCATCTCCGGCAACGTGATCGCGATGAGCGGGGCGCACGGCGTGTACATCGAGGACGCGGTGGCGCCGATCGTCCAGCACAACATCGTCGTCAGCAGCGGCGGCACGGGCATCCTCGTCCGCTCGGCCCCCGATCCGCTGCTCGCCAACAACCTGATCTACGACAGCGGCGAGAGCGGCATCTCGCTGGGAAGCGCCGACGCCGCGACGCCCAATCCGATCGTCATCAACAACACCGTCGCCTTCAACTCCGGATGGGGCATGCGCATCGGCAGCGCCAACGCCGCCTCGCCGGGTGGCCGGGTGCTCGCGAACATCTTCTCCGGCAATCTCGGCGGCGGCATCACGCTGGCCAGCGGCTCGACCGACGACTACGTCGCCGGCTTCAACATCGTACCCGACGGCGTCGGCGACAAGACGCCGACCAACCCGTACCATTTCAGCCTCGATCCACTGTTCGCCGATCCGGCGGGCGCCGACGGCGTGCTCGGCGGCGTGGGTTGGGAGGACGATGACTTTCGCCTGCAGCCGACGAGTCCCGGCATCGACGGCACGACGATTCCGGTCGCCGATCTCGGGCTCACCGGCTCGGCGACGATCGACGGTCGTGCCGACGTCGCCAGCGTCGACATCGGCTTTCACCACGGCGCCGATGTCGATCAGCCGCTCAGCTTCATCCACTATGCATTTCTGCAACTGGGCGGGGATCTCGGCCAGCTCGATCCGGACACCCAGTACGCGATCCTCAACCGGCAGCTCGACGTCGAGTTGCCGTTCATGCCGGTGTACGTGCGGATGACCGGCAACAACCGCAACCACGGTCGAATGCCGAACCGCGCCATGCGCTCCATCAAGGCCGCGGCGCGCCTCGGCAAGGCCGGGGTCACCATCGTCGTCGGTCCCGGTCGGTATGAAGAAGGCACGATCTTCGTGCAGCAACGCAGCGGACGCATGTCGTTCCTCGGCGATGCCTGGGGCCAGCTCACCGGCGACGATCCCGGGCCGGTGCTGGTGGATGCGGGCGGCCAGGATACCGGGTTCGTGATCTTCAACGCTCCCTTCGCGGTGGTCGACGGCTTCCACGTCACCAACGCTCGCACCGCGGGGATCCAGATCCAGCGCGCCTCGCACCACGCCTGGGTGCGCAACAACGTGGCGTTCTCGAACCTGCAGCGCGGCATCGACGTGCGCGAGGCGCATGACGTGCGCGTGACCAACAACCTCGCCTACGCCAACGGCACGGGCGGCATCCAGATCAGCGGCAAACGCGGCAGCGGGTCGCACCGCGCCGTGGTGCAGAACAACACCGCCTACGACAACGGCGCCAACGGTTTCACCATCGGACCTGCCGGTGCCGCATCGCCGTGCGCGCGCGTCCGCTACAACATCGCCCAACGCAACGCCAAGAACGGCTTCCACCTCGGCTCGGCGGTGGCGCCGGGCGACAGCCGGCCTGGCTACCTCGCGGCCTACAACATCAACGCCGATGGCTACGCGGCCAACACCCCCCGCCCGGACAGCGACCTGCGCCGCGATCCGCTCTTCGCCGCCCCGGCGGGGCGCGACGGCATCCTCGGCGGCGATGGCTTCGCCGACGACGCCTTCCAGTTGCAGCACCTGGCGGCCGATCAGTCGGCGGACAGCCCGGCCATCGACTTCGCGCCACCGCGCGCCGTGGAGCTCGGCCTGGCTGACCGCACGACGCGCACCGACCAGGTGCCGGATGCCGGGTGGCTGGACGCCGGCTTCCACTATGCGCGTCCGGACAGCGCGCTCGAGTTTCGCAATCGCACGCTGCCCGCGCAGTGGCTCCAGGGGTCCAGCGAGCGCGGACGCTACTACCACGTCAACCCGTTCTGGGACGAGATGGATCTCGAGCTGCCGACGCTCTGCGACCATCTGAACGACGACGGCGACGGCTCGCCGATTCCCGACAATCGCGATTATCTCGACTACCCCGACGAAGAGTCGCAGCCGGCGGGAGGGAGCGGCAGCGGCGGCGGCAAGAGTGGAGCCAACAGCGCCTCGGGGCTGGCCTGCGCCATCGCGCCCGGTCCTCCTCGCGCTGGCGGGCCCGCCGTCGCCGTCGGCGCGGCGCTGCTCGCCGCGCTCTGGCGGCGCCGACGCGGCCAACCGTCCGCCAGCACGCGCCTGCCGTAA
- a CDS encoding response regulator — MASQCPQARAVAPSDPARGRVLLAEDDSEFRAMLASVLRHDGYEVIEAASGNELLRHFSATILWPERFQTPDVLVSDVRMPGPDGLAVLRGLRQFEWGNPVILITAFADAATRAAAADMAAAVLDKPFNIDDLRALLAAAVAPEDGPPSGCPDAA; from the coding sequence ATGGCTAGCCAATGCCCACAGGCGCGGGCGGTCGCGCCGAGCGATCCGGCACGCGGCCGGGTCCTGCTCGCGGAGGATGACAGCGAGTTTCGCGCCATGCTCGCCTCGGTGTTGCGCCACGACGGGTACGAGGTCATCGAAGCCGCCAGCGGAAACGAGTTGCTGCGGCACTTCAGCGCCACCATCCTGTGGCCGGAGCGCTTCCAGACGCCGGACGTGCTGGTGTCGGACGTGCGCATGCCGGGGCCCGATGGCCTCGCCGTGCTGCGCGGTCTGCGGCAGTTCGAGTGGGGCAATCCGGTCATCCTGATCACCGCGTTCGCCGACGCGGCGACGCGCGCCGCGGCCGCCGACATGGCCGCGGCGGTGCTCGACAAGCCGTTCAACATCGATGACCTGCGCGCCCTGCTCGCCGCCGCCGTGGCGCCGGAGGACGGGCCACCGTCCGGGTGTCCGGACGCGGCGTGA
- a CDS encoding SRPBCC family protein, which translates to MSMIEAAMEIDVPAAVLFETLTGFEHLPALLPGVDTVRQIDDRTLYWVGHVLGVRIPWLIEITDMVEDRSISWMSRSGPSLNGTISLEPIGYAGTRVTVLLQHHPASLAQEMTDHLGILRRWAERSLWRVKTTSEAAYGARERLPVADEMVGH; encoded by the coding sequence ATGTCGATGATCGAAGCCGCGATGGAGATCGATGTCCCGGCCGCGGTGCTCTTCGAGACGCTGACGGGATTCGAGCACCTGCCCGCGCTGCTCCCCGGCGTGGACACGGTGCGGCAGATCGACGATCGCACGCTCTACTGGGTGGGCCACGTCCTCGGGGTGCGGATCCCGTGGCTGATCGAGATCACCGACATGGTCGAGGATCGCTCGATCAGTTGGATGAGCCGCAGCGGCCCCAGCCTCAACGGCACGATCTCCCTCGAGCCGATCGGCTATGCGGGGACGCGCGTGACCGTGCTCCTCCAGCACCATCCCGCCAGTCTGGCGCAGGAGATGACCGATCACCTGGGAATCCTCCGACGCTGGGCGGAGCGCAGTCTGTGGCGCGTCAAGACGACGAGCGAGGCGGCGTACGGCGCCCGCGAGCGCCTCCCGGTCGCGGACGAGATGGTGGGGCACTGA
- a CDS encoding S8/S53 family peptidase, producing MAVLSRARRGDADERYAMRDAVSPRATAARRLGAADPAERLDLSITLRLRDADGLAALLAAQQDPGSPQYHRWLTPEQFAARFAPAPETYAAVVDWLGSEGFTVRPKVNAARVDFSGDVARIEDCFGVRMGRYEDRGRTLAANESPPLLPIALRDAVDVVRLNTFPLAEPSVRLTDGTQTFDAMAPSDMAAAYGIRALHDAGTTGAQQTIAVVARSDFASADVAQFQTQFGVPGRAPLKVFPTTNPGVGAPNGVCRGIRNSRQLAQCLQGEQTEVLLDTEWASALAPAATVLVDISGADIDVSLMDIVTTHPEATVITMSFGACERLDSGDLRIFAPLYAQAAAQGQTVLVSSGDGGADGCQDGMGRSVNVLASDATVTAVGGTTLDPGFDASGHATGHVGETAWNNSAGASGGGASQLVAKPAYQSAPGVPADGARDQPDVSLLADPNGPGYVVVVAGAIDIVGGTSAAAPSWAGIVALLDQQQGQALGALNPLLYELGRQQYGAAGTPVFHDVTQGDNAVDGVAGYAAGVGYDLVSGLGTPDVAALEAAIGAALATPTGTAPPTETPTATSPPTRTATPTVLATRVATPTATPTGTATSAVTATMPPLALCAGDCNGDGVVEVNEVIQLVDLALGSAADCSTCRNGIAPGEPCPSAITIAVLVEAVRHALDGCAA from the coding sequence ATGGCCGTCCTGTCTCGGGCGCGCCGCGGCGATGCCGATGAGCGTTATGCGATGCGCGACGCCGTGTCGCCCCGCGCCACCGCCGCGCGCCGCCTCGGCGCCGCCGATCCGGCCGAGCGCCTCGACCTCAGCATCACCCTGCGACTGCGCGATGCCGACGGGCTCGCCGCTCTGCTCGCCGCCCAGCAGGATCCCGGGTCGCCGCAGTACCATCGCTGGCTGACGCCGGAGCAGTTCGCCGCCCGCTTCGCCCCCGCACCGGAGACCTACGCCGCCGTCGTCGACTGGCTGGGGAGCGAGGGCTTCACCGTCCGCCCCAAGGTCAACGCCGCGCGCGTCGACTTCAGCGGCGACGTGGCGCGCATCGAGGACTGCTTCGGCGTGCGCATGGGCCGCTACGAGGATCGCGGCCGGACCCTGGCGGCGAACGAGTCGCCGCCGCTGCTGCCGATCGCGCTGCGCGATGCGGTCGACGTCGTGCGCCTGAACACGTTCCCGCTGGCCGAGCCGTCGGTGCGCTTGACGGATGGGACGCAGACCTTCGACGCGATGGCGCCGTCGGACATGGCGGCGGCGTACGGCATCCGAGCGCTGCACGATGCCGGCACGACCGGTGCGCAGCAGACCATCGCGGTGGTCGCGCGCTCGGACTTCGCCAGCGCGGACGTCGCCCAGTTCCAGACCCAGTTCGGCGTGCCCGGGCGCGCCCCGCTCAAGGTGTTTCCGACCACCAACCCGGGCGTCGGCGCGCCCAACGGGGTGTGCCGGGGCATCCGCAACTCGCGGCAGCTCGCGCAGTGCCTGCAGGGCGAGCAGACGGAAGTGCTCCTCGACACGGAATGGGCCAGCGCCCTCGCCCCGGCGGCCACTGTGCTGGTCGACATCAGCGGCGCCGACATCGACGTGTCGCTCATGGACATCGTGACGACGCACCCCGAGGCGACGGTCATCACCATGAGCTTCGGCGCCTGCGAGCGCCTGGACAGCGGCGATCTGAGGATCTTCGCCCCGCTGTATGCCCAGGCCGCGGCGCAGGGACAGACGGTGCTCGTGTCCTCCGGGGACGGCGGCGCCGACGGGTGCCAGGACGGGATGGGGCGCAGCGTCAACGTGCTGGCGAGCGATGCCACCGTCACCGCCGTCGGCGGCACCACCCTCGACCCCGGCTTCGACGCGAGCGGCCACGCCACGGGGCACGTCGGGGAGACGGCGTGGAACAACTCGGCGGGCGCCTCGGGCGGCGGCGCCAGCCAACTGGTGGCGAAGCCCGCCTACCAGAGCGCGCCCGGCGTCCCCGCCGACGGCGCCCGCGATCAGCCCGACGTCTCGCTGCTCGCCGATCCGAACGGCCCCGGGTACGTCGTCGTCGTCGCCGGCGCGATCGACATCGTCGGCGGCACCAGCGCCGCGGCGCCGAGCTGGGCCGGCATCGTCGCCCTGCTCGATCAGCAACAGGGCCAGGCGTTGGGGGCGCTCAATCCGCTGCTCTACGAGCTCGGCCGGCAGCAGTACGGCGCCGCCGGGACGCCCGTCTTCCACGACGTCACCCAGGGCGACAACGCCGTCGACGGCGTCGCCGGGTACGCCGCGGGCGTCGGCTACGATCTGGTCAGCGGCCTCGGGACCCCCGACGTGGCGGCGCTGGAGGCGGCCATCGGCGCGGCTCTCGCGACCCCGACCGGCACTGCCCCGCCGACCGAGACGCCCACCGCGACCTCGCCGCCGACACGCACCGCGACACCGACGGTGCTCGCGACTCGGGTCGCGACGCCGACGGCGACGCCGACGGGCACGGCGACGTCGGCGGTCACCGCGACCATGCCGCCCCTGGCGCTGTGCGCCGGCGACTGCAACGGCGACGGGGTGGTCGAAGTGAACGAGGTCATCCAGCTCGTCGACCTCGCCCTCGGCAGCGCCGCGGACTGCTCGACCTGCCGCAACGGCATTGCGCCAGGGGAGCCGTGCCCGTCGGCGATCACCATCGCGGTGCTGGTCGAGGCCGTGCGCCACGCCCTGGACGGCTGCGCGGCCTGA